Proteins from a genomic interval of Salvelinus alpinus chromosome 7, SLU_Salpinus.1, whole genome shotgun sequence:
- the LOC139580733 gene encoding forkhead box protein L3-like, whose amino-acid sequence MKQSYNSQCGSVDMFDNSQYPYNCFNYDGDGYPSCSTDEDKKMCRPAYSYIALIAMAIQQSPEHRVTLSGIYEFIMKRFPYYRSNQRAWQNSIRHNLSLNSCFIKVPRTEGNEKGKGNYWTFATGCESMLDLFENGNFRRRRRRRNMKLGFREPGEPFLPVDNNKNNNINNQHGGSTRRSDPNPNPKPDSFCPISPDHRPGHHTPLNPNQQDKPEPEIKFSIDYILSTPNPPLPGFRPPRSGTTGAPIHALEPQHLNLHFWTM is encoded by the exons ATGAAGCAGTCCTATAATAGCCAGTGTGGAAGTGTAGACATGTTTGATAACTCGCAGTATCCATATAACTGCTTCAACTATGATGGAGATGGATACCCTTCCTGCAGCACGGATGAAGACAAGAAGATGTGTCGACCTGCTTACAG TTACATAGCGTTGATAGCCATGGCCATCCAGCAGAGTCCAGAGCACCGGGTCACCTTGTCAGGGATCTATGAGTTCATCATGAAGCGCTTTCCATACTACAG GTCTAACCAGAGAGCATGGCAAAACTCCATACGACACAACCTCTCGCTCAACAGCTGCTTCATTAAG GTTCCCCGTACGGAGGGAAACGAGAAGGGGAAAGGCAACTACTGGACATTCGCCACCGGCTGTGAGTCCATGCTTGACCTCTTCGAGAACGGCAACTTTCGGCGTCGCCGGCGCCGACGCAACATGAAACTGGGTTTCAGAGAGCCTGGGGAGCCTTTCCTCCCAGTAGACAATAACAAgaacaataacatcaacaaccAACACGGCGGCTCCACCAGGCGGTCcgatcctaaccctaaccccaaaccagACTCCTTCTGCCCCATCAGCCCTGACCACAGACCAGGTCACCACACCCCCCTCAACCCAAACCAGCAGGATAAACCAGAACCGGAGATTAAATTCAGTATTGACTACATCCTCTCCACCCCCAACCCCCCTTTGCCGGGCTTCAGACCCCCACGTAGTGGTACAACAGGGGCCCCCATACACGCTCTGGAGCCCCAACACCTGAACCTGCACTTCTGGACCATGTGA